The Flaviflexus equikiangi genome contains the following window.
CGGTGACGAGATCGATCCCACGATCTCCTATGTGGCGGTCACGCGCGGCGAGAAGATCGTCGTCGGCTTTCTCCTCGCCCGGCGCGAGGAACGCGAGAGCGGCCTCGAATCGTGGATCGAGTTCCTGGCGATCGAGCGCGGCTGGCGCAATCAGGGCATTGCTGATGCTCTCATGGACCGCCACCTCACCGACTGCCACGCGCACGGCATCCGAGTGACGGGCACATCGATCGACACGCGTTTCAACGGCGCGTCGGGTTCGTGGCTGTCGCGGTGGGATTTCTTCCCACGATCGTCCGATATTGTCTACGCGATCGAGATGTGATGCGGATAGAGCTCACTCGCGACCGGCTGCCCGAACTGATCTCACTCGTCGAGGTCATCGAACGCCACGACCATGCACCCTTTCGGACGCTTCCATCCGAACTCGAGGACTATTTCGACTCGGGTATGGACACGGAGTCGATGGGACTGGTCGTCGACGGTGTCCTGGCCGGCTATGGGGTGCTCCGTGTACCGCGCGATGGGGGGCCGCTGCGGTGTTCCGGCGGAACGCATCCGGATTTCCGCGGGGCGGGCCTGGGCCGCCAGCTGATCGATTTCTTCAACGACGCATCTCAGCGCCTTGCGCAGGGCCGCCTCGACGCGATGATGGAGATCCATGTCGATGAGGGGCGGGACAGTCTCGTCGACCTGCTTCAGCGCGCGGGATTCACTCCCGGCGGGGGATATGTTCAACTCCGGCGGTCACTCTCAGACTCGCGGGTTGACGTGGAGCTGCCCTCCTTCTTCAAGCTTGTGCCGTGGAGCGACGTCCAGGACACCGAAGTGGGCAGGACATATCGTGACACGCTCAGCGGTTTGAGCGACGCCCTCGACAGCCAGTTCTTCGTTCCCGAATGGTCGTTCCTCATCGTCGACGGTCGGTCTGATCGTGCGAAGCTGGCCGCCTACCTTCTGTCCCACCGGTATGAGCAGGACTGGTCGGCATTCGGCTGGTCCGAAGGCTACACGGAAGAGCTTGTCGTCCTGCCCGACTACCGGGGCCTGCACTTGGCGACGAGCCTGCTCAATGCAGCCGCGGACGCCTACCAAGAAGCCGGAATGGAGTTCGCTGGCCTCGACATCAGTGTCGACAGCGAGGGGCAGTCCTCCATGCTCGATCTGTTCACCCATTTCGGCTATGAGCCGGTGCGCAACACGACGCTCTACACGAAGCGGGTCTACCCCGAAGCCTGAGTACCACCCGAGGACGGGGCAGCGGACCGCTCGATGGCGAGCAGCCCGCTCTCGTATCAGCCGATCCCGCCGACGATGTGCGTGAGGGGCGTCCCCGAGGCATCCCTGCGCTCGTTCGTATCCGGCAGGTCGATGGGCTGCCCGCCCGCTCCGACCGCGCGCGGTTCGAGACCGACCCAGGCGTGGGCAAGCATGTCCTCCCCGCGGAGGAACCGATGGCATCTCACACCGAGCGTAGCCCTGCCCTTGACAGGGAAACGATCGAGGGGGGTCACCTTCGCGGATCCTGTCTCCGTTCCTGGGAGAGCATCGAAGGAGCCCGTGATGGTGACGACCTGTGCTTCCGCCACCAGATCCTCCGCCACCACGCCGAGGGCACGCACGACAGCGTTCTCGGCGAGTTTGATGCCGGCCACGCCCTGCCCGGTGCGGCCCTGCGGGCGCACATGGGATGCGTTGAAACGGAGCAGGTATGCATCCGAGGTGACGATGATGAGCTGATTGTCATCACCTGCATGACCGACACCGACGACCGAGTCCCCATCGGCGAGAGAAACGATCGCCCACGATTCACTCTTCGGATGTGAGGGGATGACGCGCTTGATCTTGCCCTGGGCCGTGACGAGAACGATCGGATCAGCGTCCTCGTCGAGCGAGATCAGGCCGACAGGATCAGTGCCGGGTGGCATGAGCTCCCGCAGCGGCACGCCTCCCGCGAGGGAGGAGGAGCCGAGCGGCAGAGCAGGCGTGTCGACCACGTCTAGCCGGTGGACCTCGCCGGTCGCCGTGACGACGCCGATCTGGGAGCGTGTCGTCGCTGGGACAGTGGAGAGCGTCGCATCGTGCGATTGTCTCGTGCCGCGCGGGGGAAGCTCGGCTGCACGGGCGATGAGACCCGTGACAGAGAGGAGGACGTGGCAGGGATCGTCGGTGACCTCGACGTTCTGGATCGGGGCCTGTTCCTTCCCATCGGACTCGAGGAGGATTGTGCGCCTCGGGGTAGCGAACTGCGCCGAGACGTCGGCAAGCTCAGACGAGACAAGCTCCTGGAGCCGCGTCTCGGACCCCAGAATGTCTTCAAGGTCAGCGATCGTCGAGGCGAGCTCGTCCCGTTCGCTCTCGAGTTCGATCCGGGAGAACTTCGTGAGGCGGCGCAGACGCAGCTCGAGAATGTAGTCAGCCTGGAGCTCGGACAGATCGAAGACCGTCATGAGGCGATCACGCGCCGCCGCGGTGTCGTCCGATGTGCGGATCACGGAGATGACTTCGTCGATGTCGAGGATGGCGATGAGGAGGCCCTCGACCAGGTGCAGACGGTCCTTTGCCTTTGCCAGGCGGAAGGCGCTCCGCCGGCGCGTGACGGCGACGCGATGATCGACGAAGACTCGCAGGAGCGGCAGGAGGCCAAGCGTTTGAGGCTTGCCGTCGACAAGTGCCACGTTGTTGATGCCGAACGAATCCTCCATCGGTGTCAGCTTGAACAGTTGGGCGAGTATCGCGTCTGGGTTGACCGTGTTTTTGACCTCGATGACGAGCCGCAGGCCGTGATGACGGTCGGTCAGGTTCTGGACGGTCGTGATGCCCTGGATCTTCTTCGACTGCACGGCGGTCTTGATCTTCTCGATGACCTTCTCCGCACCGACCTGGTAGGGCAGCTCGGTGACGACGATGGCCTTCTTGCGGGCCGTCACGTTCTCGATTCTCGTCGTCGCCCGTGTCTTGAAGATTCCACGGCCCGTCTCGTAGGCCTCTCTGATCCCTGTCAGTCCGACGATCTTGCCGCCCTCGGGAAGGTCGGGGCCGGGAATGTACCGCATGATGTCATCGAGCGTGGCGTCCGGGTGTGCAAGGAGGTAGCGGGCTCCCGCGATGACTTCGCCAAGGTTGTGGGGCGGCATGTTCGTCGCCATGCCGACAGCGATACCAGCGGCGCCGTTGACGAGCAGGTTCGGGATCGCGGCCGGCAGTACATCCGGCTGCATATACGAATTGTCATAGTTGGGAACCATGTCGACGGTGTCCTCGTCGAGGTCCTTGACCATGGCCAGCGCGGCGGGAGTGAGGCGCACCTCCGTATAGCGGGAGGCCGCGGGGCCGTCGTCGAGGGACCCGAAGTTGCCGTGCCCGTCGACGAGCGGCAGGCGCTGCGTGAACGGCTGCGCGAGACGCACCATCGTCTCGTAGATCGCGAGATCGCCGTGGGGATGGAGCTTGCCCATGACATCGCCGACGACGCGCGATGACTTCACGTGGCCGCGGTCCGGACGCAGACCCATCTGGTCCATCTGGAAGAGAATGCGCCGCTGGACGGGCTTCATTCCATCCCGAGCGTCGGGTAGGGCCCGAGAATAGATGACAGAGTAGGCATATTCGAGGAAGGAGCCCTTCATCTCCTCCGATACGTCGATATCGACAATGTTCTCGACGATGTCGTTCTTCGGAGTGGTGCTCGTAGTTCTTGCCATGTCGCTATTGTCCCACGGACGGCCCGGCTCACGTCGCCTGCGGCACGCGGGATCAACGTGGAGACGATCACCCGCTAAGCTGGAACCCATGACCATCCCACCGAGATTGACGGACGTTCTTGCCGGAGCCGCAGGCGTCCTCGGATATGACCTCGATGGGTTGGACCCCGTCGCATCCCGGGCCAGGCTCGCGCTTCCAGGCGCCTCGAAAGCCATCGTCGTCCTCGTCGACGGCCTCGGATTCCATAACCTTTCCGCCAGGTCCGGCCACGCTCCCTTCCTGCGCCGACGCATGGCAGAACGCCCCGACCCTATCCGCACAGTCTCCCCGTCGACGACCGCGGCGGCAGTGACGGCGCTCGGAACGGGACTTCCGCCGGGCCAGACCGCCATGGCGGGCTACTCGCTCCGCGACCCGGGCACGGGGGAGCCGTTCAACCTCATCTCCTGGAATACGTCGCTTCGGGCCGAGGACTGGCAGCGGCAGCGCACCATCTGTGAACTGCTCGCGATGAGCGGTCGGGATATGGCGGTGGTGCAGCCCGCCAAGTTCCTCGGTTCGGGACTGACGAATGCTGCCTGGCGCGGCGGTATACCCGTTGTGGGGGAGTCCCTCGAGGATCGTGTGGACGGCGCGCTGCGCGCGCTGACACGCTCAGACCTCGTCTACCTGTATTGGGGCGAGCTCGATCACGTCGGCCACAGCAGGGGCTGGCAGTCAGAGTCGTGGACGGCGGAACTCGAGCTTCTCGACGCTCAGCTTGCCGACTTGGCGCGCCGCGCGCCCGCGGATACCCTCCTCGTCATCACAGCCGATCACGGCATGATCGACGTCGAGGAACGGATCGATGTTGCGGCTATCCCCGCCCTCTCCGAGGGCGTCGTGCTCGTCGCGGGGGAGGAGCGGGCCGCACAGGTGTACACGGATGAGCCGGAAGCGCTTGCGGGACGGTGGCGCGACTACCTCGGCGATCGTGCCCTCGTTCTGACGAAGAGCGAATGGATCGCCTCGGGGATGCTTGGCGATGTCACCGAGCAGACAGCCTCCGCGATCGGAGACGTTGTGGCTTTCGCCTCCGGCCGCCTCGGCATCGGAGATTCCCGATTCATGAGCTCCGGTGCTCTCAGCATTAGGGGCCTGCATGGCTCTCTCACGGAGGAAGAGATGGCGGTACCCTGCCTTGTGGAGGTGACGTCATGAGCGAACTCGTGTTCTTCTCGGGGACGATGGACTGCGGCAAGTCGACCCTGGCCCTGCAGCTTGCCTACAACCGGCAGGCGCGCGGCCTCGTGGGACTCATCTTCTCCCGCAATGATCGTGCAGGGGAGGGGCGTCTGTCGTCTCGCCTCGGGCTGGATGTGCCCGCGATCGAGGTTGATGCCGACACCAACATTTGGAAGCTCATCACCTCGCGGCGCATGAGCGGGGACCGGGTAGATTTCGTCGTCTGCGACGAAGTGCAGTTCTATTCGATCGAACAGGTCGAACAGCTGGCGCGAGTCGTCGACGAGATCAATATCGACGTCTTCGGGTTCGGCATCACGACCGATTTCCGCACAGCACTCTTCCCGGGATCGGCGCGGATGATGGAATTGGCCGACAGGGTGGAGCGTCTCCAGGTCGAGGCGCTCTGCTGGTGCGGGGCCAGAGCCACCCACAACGCGAGAACCGTCAACGGCCTCATGGTGACTGAGGGTGAACAGATCGTCGTCGGGGATACCGGGGTGACGGACACGGTCGGCTACGAGGTGCTCTGTCGCAAGCATCACATGAGGTCGATGACTGCCATGTCGGAGCATGCCGTGCAGCTGGCGGAGGATGCTCTGCCTCTCGGGCAGGGAGACGGGGAATAGGCTCCGGCTAGTCTTTCGGCTGCCCGAAGACGATCTCGTCCCATGAAGGCATGGCGGGACGGTTCCCGGACCGGCGGCGCTTGACAGGCTTCGGCACCGGCTGAGCGATCAGCGCATCGTCCGCCTCCCCCTCAGGCGAGTCTGTTTCCGAAACCTTTTCCGGATCTGTTTCGGCGACGGGTGAGGGCGCGG
Protein-coding sequences here:
- a CDS encoding thymidine kinase, whose amino-acid sequence is MSELVFFSGTMDCGKSTLALQLAYNRQARGLVGLIFSRNDRAGEGRLSSRLGLDVPAIEVDADTNIWKLITSRRMSGDRVDFVVCDEVQFYSIEQVEQLARVVDEINIDVFGFGITTDFRTALFPGSARMMELADRVERLQVEALCWCGARATHNARTVNGLMVTEGEQIVVGDTGVTDTVGYEVLCRKHHMRSMTAMSEHAVQLAEDALPLGQGDGE
- a CDS encoding GNAT family N-acetyltransferase — protein: MRIELTRDRLPELISLVEVIERHDHAPFRTLPSELEDYFDSGMDTESMGLVVDGVLAGYGVLRVPRDGGPLRCSGGTHPDFRGAGLGRQLIDFFNDASQRLAQGRLDAMMEIHVDEGRDSLVDLLQRAGFTPGGGYVQLRRSLSDSRVDVELPSFFKLVPWSDVQDTEVGRTYRDTLSGLSDALDSQFFVPEWSFLIVDGRSDRAKLAAYLLSHRYEQDWSAFGWSEGYTEELVVLPDYRGLHLATSLLNAAADAYQEAGMEFAGLDISVDSEGQSSMLDLFTHFGYEPVRNTTLYTKRVYPEA
- a CDS encoding DNA gyrase/topoisomerase IV subunit A, with the protein product MARTTSTTPKNDIVENIVDIDVSEEMKGSFLEYAYSVIYSRALPDARDGMKPVQRRILFQMDQMGLRPDRGHVKSSRVVGDVMGKLHPHGDLAIYETMVRLAQPFTQRLPLVDGHGNFGSLDDGPAASRYTEVRLTPAALAMVKDLDEDTVDMVPNYDNSYMQPDVLPAAIPNLLVNGAAGIAVGMATNMPPHNLGEVIAGARYLLAHPDATLDDIMRYIPGPDLPEGGKIVGLTGIREAYETGRGIFKTRATTRIENVTARKKAIVVTELPYQVGAEKVIEKIKTAVQSKKIQGITTVQNLTDRHHGLRLVIEVKNTVNPDAILAQLFKLTPMEDSFGINNVALVDGKPQTLGLLPLLRVFVDHRVAVTRRRSAFRLAKAKDRLHLVEGLLIAILDIDEVISVIRTSDDTAAARDRLMTVFDLSELQADYILELRLRRLTKFSRIELESERDELASTIADLEDILGSETRLQELVSSELADVSAQFATPRRTILLESDGKEQAPIQNVEVTDDPCHVLLSVTGLIARAAELPPRGTRQSHDATLSTVPATTRSQIGVVTATGEVHRLDVVDTPALPLGSSSLAGGVPLRELMPPGTDPVGLISLDEDADPIVLVTAQGKIKRVIPSHPKSESWAIVSLADGDSVVGVGHAGDDNQLIIVTSDAYLLRFNASHVRPQGRTGQGVAGIKLAENAVVRALGVVAEDLVAEAQVVTITGSFDALPGTETGSAKVTPLDRFPVKGRATLGVRCHRFLRGEDMLAHAWVGLEPRAVGAGGQPIDLPDTNERRDASGTPLTHIVGGIG
- a CDS encoding alkaline phosphatase family protein gives rise to the protein MTIPPRLTDVLAGAAGVLGYDLDGLDPVASRARLALPGASKAIVVLVDGLGFHNLSARSGHAPFLRRRMAERPDPIRTVSPSTTAAAVTALGTGLPPGQTAMAGYSLRDPGTGEPFNLISWNTSLRAEDWQRQRTICELLAMSGRDMAVVQPAKFLGSGLTNAAWRGGIPVVGESLEDRVDGALRALTRSDLVYLYWGELDHVGHSRGWQSESWTAELELLDAQLADLARRAPADTLLVITADHGMIDVEERIDVAAIPALSEGVVLVAGEERAAQVYTDEPEALAGRWRDYLGDRALVLTKSEWIASGMLGDVTEQTASAIGDVVAFASGRLGIGDSRFMSSGALSIRGLHGSLTEEEMAVPCLVEVTS